ATTTTTGGTTGAGACAGATCAGAAATGGCAGGAAGGTGTAAAATCAATCAAAAAAAATTACCCGTATTGTATCGAAATTCCACTGGACAATACTTATGGAATGTTGTTGTATAGTAAATTACCTTTTCTACATGCCGAAACCAATTACCTGATTGATGCCGAAATCCCTTCTGTGATAGTTGATGTGAGCTTTAATGGGACTGCGGTTCGTATTTACGGGCTGCATCCTACCCCTCCGGTGCCGCAGGAAAATAGCCATAGTACAGATCGTGATGCGGAAATACTGATGATTGGAAAAATGGCCCATGAATATGAGGGTCCTTGTCTTGTTATCGGGGATCTTAATGATGTCGCCTGGAGTTATACGACTAAATTATTTTTAAAAATAAGTGGTTTATTGGATCCGAGACGGGGCAGGGGAATGTACAGTACTTTTCATGCCAAATATCCTTTTTTACGCTGGCCACTGGATCATTTTTTCGTCAGCAGCCATTTCCGATTGACTGATCTGCAGGTAGAGCCGACTATTGATTCCGATCACTTTCCAATTAGCATAAGCCTCATTATTGCAGCGAAAGATGAAGAAAACCAACTTGAAGCCGATGCAGAAGACAAGCAATTGGTCGAAGAGAAAATTGAAGCCGGACTAAACGACGAACCAATTTAGAAAGTCCATTGCTGTTGCTGTAGTTCCGATAAAAAAGTCCATGCAATAAAACGGCTTGTTTTCTGGCCCTGCGCCATGTGAATTGTTTTTATCGTTACGGCATTTACTTTATTTAGTGTTTTATACAGGCTTGGTAAATGGGAGTTTTTGGAGACCAGTGTGGTAAACCATAGGCATTGCATTGGGTATTTGGCACTTTCATAAATCATCTGTGTGATAAAAGCCAGTTCACCACCTTCGTACCATAGTTCGGTATGTTGTCCTCCAAAATTTAAAACGGCTTTGGTAGCCTTTTCATTTTTCAGGTTGCTTATTTTGCGCAGTGTGCCTTTAGTAGCTTCCGCTTCCGAATTATGGAAAGGGGGATTACACATTGTAAATGCAAATTTATCTTCTGGCTGTATGATTTCCCTGAAAATGAATTTCGGGTTCAATTGTTGTTGCAGGCTGATGACATCATTCAGTCTTGG
The Flavobacterium kingsejongi genome window above contains:
- a CDS encoding endonuclease/exonuclease/phosphatase family protein, yielding MIFKTVLYILSGLAILSVLLPFIKKDLWIFRVFDYPRLQKFTIIGVLSFLWGMFFWDTRLLIDYAIWITLVFSFFYLGYLILPFTPFGKKMIDRKAVDAGTETLRLLVANVYQYNASYAKLVQLVESKNADIVFLVETDQKWQEGVKSIKKNYPYCIEIPLDNTYGMLLYSKLPFLHAETNYLIDAEIPSVIVDVSFNGTAVRIYGLHPTPPVPQENSHSTDRDAEILMIGKMAHEYEGPCLVIGDLNDVAWSYTTKLFLKISGLLDPRRGRGMYSTFHAKYPFLRWPLDHFFVSSHFRLTDLQVEPTIDSDHFPISISLIIAAKDEENQLEADAEDKQLVEEKIEAGLNDEPI
- the rlmF gene encoding 23S rRNA (adenine(1618)-N(6))-methyltransferase RlmF, which encodes MKAKIAIEKNNLHSRNPHRLRYDFALLEEQCPEIKPFVFINKYDAETIDFSNPDAVKMLNKALLQTYYNLQDWDIPENYLCPPIPGRADYIHYIADLLALSNHNAIPEGNGVVGLDIGTGANCIYPIVGNTAYGWSFVGSDIDPVAIENCISIIEKNPRLNDVISLQQQLNPKFIFREIIQPEDKFAFTMCNPPFHNSEAEATKGTLRKISNLKNEKATKAVLNFGGQHTELWYEGGELAFITQMIYESAKYPMQCLWFTTLVSKNSHLPSLYKTLNKVNAVTIKTIHMAQGQKTSRFIAWTFLSELQQQQWTF